TGTGTAGAGAGACACAATAAGATATAGAAGATTTGCATCTTTTGGTATATGCGACTTAACCAGCGCCAAAATCCCAATTCTCATCCTAGGAATTTTTTTCACTcttccaaggaagaagaagatgggtcaatttactttactttttttgataaatatggATTAAAAGTGGACTTTATAAGAGACCAATTTAGACCCATTCATTTTggacttttcttttcaaaacccATTTTGGTCTACATGACAAATTTGAGCTGacccattttattaaaaatggtTTAGAACATGGGTTAGTAACCCATTGTGACAGCTCCATTCCAAAGGTAACAACATAATTGTACTTACTCATGTTTCTTTTGAGCCCTTTTGATGCGATGACTTATATCACTAGCCATCACAGGGCGCTAGATTTTCAAACTCTTAAATTCAATTCTTGGCTTTCACTCTCCCATCATTCCCAGCCAGGATCATGTACTTGTCCTTTCTTGTGAGGAGCGTGCACTCAAACCCTAGAGCCCCAGCAATCTGGCTCTGCACATAGTTTGCAGCTTCAACGCCGCACTTGCCACCGCCCTCACATGTGCAAGAGGTCGACAATTTCTCAAGAATCTGGAGAGTATAGCTCGGGTTTGGGTTCATGCAGTGGAACACCGGATCCCAACACTTGGGTCCACGGGCCGTCGACCCGTAGAACATGCTAACCCCAACATCGATAGCCACGGGGACTATGTCCTTGCTCACTCGTGCGAACAGCGGGCTGAACCTGAGCAGGTAGGGTTCCCTGCATGTAGTCCCCTCGGGGCACACCACAAGGTCGCTGTAGGTTAGGGCTTGCCGCATAAGCTTTGTGTCCTGCTCGCGGTCCCTGGCCAGGCGGACTGTTCGGATTGGGGAGATGGCCTCGTTGAACGGGCTTAGGCTATAGATGGCCGCAGCGAGGGGCTTGCTGAGGGCGTAGGAGACAAAGATTGGGTCCAAGAGGGTCTTGTGGTTGCATGCATAGAGAGTGCCCTTTGTGCTGTTGGCAAGTGGATTGGGatcgaaattagggttttggggtTTTGAGACTGTGGTCTTCAGGCCTGTCATGGCCAATACAGGGCCTGAGATTGAGAAAGGCAAGAGGATGCCGAGAATGATTCTGAGGATGGAGAGAGGGAGGCCAAGCGGAAGCCACATGAACATGGCGAGGGTGGCAAGTGGGGTTGGTCTAAAGGCCAATTTGCCATCATGGAAGATCAAGGGCTTTGGATATTTCTCTCTTGGGAGGAGTTGCCAATTCCTCTTCTCTGCTTGGCTCACCATGTAGACTTCCTGTCACAACGgttgcaggaaggttttgttaATTTCTACTCAGTCCTTTTTactaaattatgcaaattaaatatcaaGGCGCATgatttccttaccaaaaaaaaaaaaaaaaaaaaaatatcaaggcGCATGATAAACcacacaggaaaaaaaaaagcagtgttCCAATGTTTATATTTGGCATTGTGATTAATTAAAACATAGTTAATATAAACACAGCTGATATACATGGTAAGTTATACCAAGAAAAAGTAAATCCCACCTAATATCAGGATATATCTAAAAAGATGTATAGTGTAATATGTATTGAAAAATGAACTTAGCTGTAATGATAATATCTTCGATAATTAAAAAAGCTATATAGTTGATATGCATGGTAAGTTAGGCAAAGAAAGACTgatattatttcttttgaagacaTTGAACTAGACAAAGTTTGATAAATTAATAAAGTTCAGTCAAAGATCAATCCATCACAagtgttaaattatgttttGAATTTGAGCTAATAAATCCTGACCCCGATTGTTGCCGCACGTGTAAAGCAAGGAATTGACCTTTGCTCTTTACTTAGGAAAGGGCAATTCGGCGAAATTCGAATATAGGTTCCTGCAAGGTTTGACCAATTTCAACGTTTTGGGCACACATtcttatttaatattattaagttTGTAGGGTATTATGCGTGCGggatgtcctttttttttttttttctctctctcttctctgaaACTTGTGATTTGTGTTGCCGTGGGTGTGCTACGGGGACACTCCCTTTCGGCCGTACATAACGCTTTATTTTGTGCAGTAAATTTACGCATTTATAAATATTGTGAGTTTGGATTTAATTTAAATGCggaaaatatttgaaagtgtaggcaattgtaaTTCTAATCCTGtaattataatgaattatttgttgATAACTCTTCTCGTAAAGTACGTATAAATACTCGATCGAGTTAGATGAATATCTTATAtcctttattttatattatttatttctctagtgattttgtataaatttaataaaaagatcCGATATTTTCCGCCTTAAAATTATAATAACAAGGCATGAATTAGATATATAATTGTGATCTCGATGATGGGTATTTAGTTCAACATTGGATGATAATGAAGCTTTGCCtgaaaaaacttatttcataTGTGAATGTATGGATGA
The window above is part of the Eucalyptus grandis isolate ANBG69807.140 chromosome 6, ASM1654582v1, whole genome shotgun sequence genome. Proteins encoded here:
- the LOC104452384 gene encoding probable glycerol-3-phosphate acyltransferase 2: MAGKSMAKSISSFLTRVLFGRTKATTNIEAKRTQTFANIAKTSLEGFSSETLVFDFEGTLLRSSSLFPYFMLVAFEAGGFLRALVLLLTYPFACMLNQETMLNVMVFVCFVGVRRESFRLGRAVLPKFFLEDLGREAFDGVMGFGQRVAVTRLPRVMVEEFLKEWLGVDTVVGREVAVIRGRFTGLMEKNKARQEPIPLLGEGSLMGSRATCVGCFSKPWPFDYHQLLAYCKEVYMVSQAEKRNWQLLPREKYPKPLIFHDGKLAFRPTPLATLAMFMWLPLGLPLSILRIILGILLPFSISGPVLAMTGLKTTVSKPQNPNFDPNPLANSTKGTLYACNHKTLLDPIFVSYALSKPLAAAIYSLSPFNEAISPIRTVRLARDREQDTKLMRQALTYSDLVVCPEGTTCREPYLLRFSPLFARVSKDIVPVAIDVGVSMFYGSTARGPKCWDPVFHCMNPNPSYTLQILEKLSTSCTCEGGGKCGVEAANYVQSQIAGALGFECTLLTRKDKYMILAGNDGRVKAKN